A portion of the Stigmatopora argus isolate UIUO_Sarg chromosome 15, RoL_Sarg_1.0, whole genome shotgun sequence genome contains these proteins:
- the pax9 gene encoding paired box protein Pax-9 produces the protein MEPAFGEVNQLGGVFVNGRPLPNAIRLRIVELAQLGIRPCDISRQLRVSHGCVSKILARYNETGSILPGAIGGSKPRVTTPTVVKHIRTYKQRDPGIFAWEIRDRLLADGVCDKFNLPSVSSISRILRNKIGNLAQAGPYEAGKQPPPHAHAHPGPPPASAALPYNHLYSYSSSKVATPPGVPGLPGHMAMHRIWPSSHSVTDILGIRSITEQQNAEWLAHSEQLCHSTQHPGLSAAHHPSVSLHGVQRHHVGLCDRTHMAAAAAAAAAAAAAGQWQL, from the exons ATGG AACCAGCCTTCGGCGAGGTGAACCAGCTGGGCGGCGTGTTCGTGAACGGCCGACCGCTGCCGAACGCCATCCGGCTACGCATCGTGGAGCTGGCGCAGCTGGGCATCCGCCCGTGCGACATCAGCCGCCAGCTCCGCGTCTCGCACGGCTGCGTGAGCAAGATCCTGGCTCGCTACAACGAGACCGGCTCCATCCTGCCCGGCGCCATCGGCGGCAGCAAGCCCCGCGTGACCACGCCCACGGTGGTCAAGCACATACGGACGTACAAGCAGCGGGACCCGGGCATTTTCGCCTGGGAAATCCGCGACCGGCTTCTCGCCGACGGCGTGTGCGACAAGTTCAACCTGCCATCCGTCAGCTCCATCAGCCGCATCCTGCGCAACAAGATCGGCAACCTGGCCCAGGCCGGGCCCTACGAGGCCGGCAAGCAGCCGCCGccgcacgcgcacgcgcacccGGGGCCGCCGCCCGCCTCCGCCGCGCTTCCCTACAACCACTTGTACTCGTACTCGAGCTCCAAGGTGGCCACGCCGCCGGGCGTGCCGGGGCTCCCCGGACACATGGCCATGCACCGGATATGGCCCTCGTCGCATTCGGTCACGGATATTCTGGGGATCCGCTCCATTACCGAGCAACAAA ACGCCGAGTGGCTTGCCCACAGCGAGCAGTTGTGTCATAGCACGCAGCACCCCGGCCTCTCGGCGGCCCACCACCCGAGCGTCAGCCTTCACGGGGTACAACGGCATCACGTCGGCCTCTGCGACCGCACACacatggccgccgccgccgccgccgctgctgcgGCCGCTGCAGCCGGCCAGTGGCAACTGTGA